A window of the Desulforapulum autotrophicum HRM2 genome harbors these coding sequences:
- a CDS encoding VanZ family protein: MNFYRAARLPLLLMVLIFAESSIPMDGGPHDIKFLTDLNPNLQNLLHIPLYACLAFLWFRSFSRLRVNTAKGVVLALFITILYGSLDEVHQTFVPGRYGGLIDIYLNTVGAVIGIFLFKLWAHVPFGLSKLDTVKKYKNK; the protein is encoded by the coding sequence ATGAATTTTTATCGGGCAGCTCGCTTGCCGCTCCTGCTCATGGTCTTGATATTTGCAGAATCCTCCATACCCATGGATGGCGGACCACATGATATCAAATTCCTGACTGATTTAAATCCAAACCTTCAGAATCTGCTCCATATTCCATTATATGCCTGTTTGGCTTTTCTGTGGTTCAGGTCATTTTCACGATTAAGGGTCAATACTGCCAAAGGGGTGGTGTTGGCCCTTTTTATTACCATCTTGTATGGAAGCCTTGATGAAGTGCATCAAACTTTTGTGCCTGGTAGATATGGCGGCCTTATCGATATCTATTTGAATACCGTGGGTGCTGTCATCGGTATTTTCCTGTTTAAATTATGGGCACACGTACCATTTGGATTGTCAAAGTTGGACACAGTAAAGAAGTATAAAAATAAATAA
- a CDS encoding MBL fold metallo-hydrolase RNA specificity domain-containing protein, with the protein MQITHLGGADCVTGSCHLLQANGLNIMVDCGAVQGNDTAVPMERWPVQPCDIDYLFLTHAHVDHIGQVPDLIDKGFKGVIICTHPTLEILFPMLEDAMGFSDRNPSQIEKIKASLEDLAWGFEYGRTFDLKAGIRFKLGNAGHILGSCFIRFESSDPPWSVVFSGDLGPPDTPILPAPDISDPCDLLILESTYGDRLHGDRKERVGRLGRILLKALSDNGKVFVPVFALGRCQELIYEMDRIFGGWEQAEKIPVFVDSPLGLQITNIYSKLSEYWDGEAKALLDAGDHPIDFKNLYAVENHGSHAQLTDIKGPAVILAGSGMCTGGRIVNHLKKGLEDRRNDLLFVGYQAQGTPGRDIVRYSKTRGGYVRLEGKRINIKARVHELTGYSAHADQKDLVNWVNAMEKRPKGIRLVHGDPEAKQALFKRLFS; encoded by the coding sequence ATGCAGATAACCCATTTAGGAGGCGCAGACTGCGTCACTGGTTCCTGTCATCTTCTCCAGGCAAACGGCCTGAACATCATGGTAGACTGCGGCGCTGTCCAGGGCAATGACACTGCCGTTCCCATGGAACGCTGGCCCGTACAGCCCTGTGACATTGATTACCTCTTTCTCACCCATGCCCACGTGGATCACATCGGCCAAGTGCCGGATCTTATCGATAAGGGGTTCAAGGGGGTGATCATCTGCACCCATCCCACTCTGGAGATTCTTTTTCCCATGCTTGAGGATGCCATGGGCTTTTCCGACAGGAACCCCAGCCAGATTGAAAAAATAAAAGCCAGTCTTGAAGACCTTGCCTGGGGATTTGAATATGGCAGGACTTTTGACCTCAAGGCTGGTATCCGGTTTAAGCTTGGCAATGCAGGACATATACTGGGATCCTGTTTCATCCGGTTTGAATCCAGTGACCCGCCATGGTCGGTTGTGTTTTCAGGCGATCTTGGCCCGCCAGATACCCCGATTCTTCCAGCTCCTGATATCTCGGATCCCTGTGATCTCTTGATCCTGGAATCCACCTATGGGGATCGCCTCCATGGGGATAGAAAGGAGAGGGTAGGGCGCCTTGGGCGAATTCTTTTAAAGGCCCTGTCTGACAATGGCAAGGTGTTTGTTCCGGTGTTTGCCCTGGGCCGGTGCCAGGAGTTGATTTATGAGATGGACCGGATCTTTGGTGGATGGGAGCAGGCAGAAAAAATCCCGGTGTTTGTGGATTCGCCCCTTGGACTGCAAATTACGAACATCTATTCCAAACTCTCCGAATACTGGGACGGGGAGGCAAAGGCCCTGCTGGATGCCGGGGATCATCCCATTGATTTTAAAAATCTCTATGCAGTGGAAAACCATGGGAGCCATGCCCAGTTGACGGATATCAAGGGGCCAGCAGTCATCCTTGCCGGAAGCGGCATGTGCACGGGGGGCAGGATTGTTAATCATCTCAAAAAGGGGCTTGAAGATCGACGAAATGACCTTCTTTTTGTGGGGTATCAGGCCCAGGGCACGCCGGGCAGGGATATCGTTCGGTATTCGAAAACCCGGGGCGGATATGTCCGACTCGAGGGCAAAAGGATAAATATCAAAGCCCGGGTGCACGAGTTGACCGGTTATTCTGCCCATGCCGATCAAAAGGATCTGGTCAACTGGGTCAATGCCATGGAAAAAAGACCCAAGGGAATCAGGCTGGTCCATGGTGATCCTGAGGCGAAACAGGCGCTGTTTAAAAGGCTTTTTTCTTAA
- a CDS encoding pyridoxal-phosphate dependent enzyme — translation MGKNMQNSLLGLIGNTPLVEVKRFNDNPEVKILAKLEYLNPGGSIKDRAALYMIEQAEKSGEL, via the coding sequence ATGGGGAAAAATATGCAGAATTCGCTTTTAGGCTTGATAGGAAATACCCCTTTAGTTGAAGTCAAACGGTTTAATGATAATCCCGAAGTTAAAATTTTAGCCAAACTCGAATATCTTAATCCAGGCGGTTCGATTAAAGACAGGGCCGCTCTTTATATGATAGAGCAGGCTGAAAAGAGTGGTGAGCTATAA
- a CDS encoding IS3 family transposase, whose amino-acid sequence MRQLVADRRHLIDITHSDISINRQCELLQVSKGALYYQPRPIDPYTLLLMDLIDKQHTITPFYGSRRLVAWLKQEGHPVNRKRVQGLMKKMRIEAIYPKPKLTRRNEAHKVYPYLLRGVNIARINHVWSTDITYIRIGNGFVYLTAVIDWFSRYVLSWRLSNTLENTFCVEVLEEALSIAEPEIFNTDQGCQYTATNFLKVLTDHKIKVSMDSKGRALDNIFVERLWRTVKYEEVYLKSYQSMKDAQSSLKTYLNFYNKKRLHQALEYKTPESIYCMANEMK is encoded by the coding sequence TTGAGGCAATTAGTAGCTGATAGAAGGCACCTGATAGATATAACCCACTCAGATATCAGCATTAACCGGCAATGTGAATTGCTGCAAGTTTCAAAAGGAGCCCTTTATTACCAACCAAGGCCAATAGATCCTTACACGCTTTTATTAATGGATCTAATTGACAAACAGCATACAATAACCCCTTTTTATGGGAGCCGAAGGCTAGTGGCCTGGTTGAAGCAGGAAGGACATCCAGTAAATCGCAAGCGGGTTCAAGGACTGATGAAAAAGATGAGGATTGAAGCCATCTATCCCAAGCCCAAATTAACCAGGAGGAATGAAGCACATAAAGTCTATCCATATTTATTGAGGGGTGTAAACATTGCAAGAATCAATCATGTGTGGAGTACAGACATAACTTACATTCGAATTGGTAATGGTTTCGTATACTTAACGGCGGTTATAGACTGGTTCAGCAGATATGTCTTGTCCTGGCGACTCAGTAACACCCTTGAAAACACCTTTTGTGTGGAAGTCCTGGAAGAAGCCTTAAGTATCGCTGAACCTGAGATTTTCAACACAGACCAAGGCTGCCAGTACACAGCGACAAATTTTTTGAAGGTTCTGACAGACCACAAAATCAAGGTCAGTATGGATTCAAAGGGCAGAGCACTCGATAATATTTTTGTGGAGCGCCTTTGGCGAACGGTTAAATATGAAGAGGTTTATTTAAAAAGCTACCAGAGCATGAAAGACGCACAAAGCTCATTAAAAACTTATTTGAATTTTTATAACAAAAAGAGGCTTCACCAGGCATTAGAATACAAGACCCCTGAGTCAATCTATTGTATGGCTAATGAAATGAAATAA
- a CDS encoding right-handed parallel beta-helix repeat-containing protein, whose translation MGKAETDTSKGLQEVVSSHFQGGESMNRGFRMFFSRNPLLLLLELVILFFVSGYAIAGNNIFYIDADGDGYGVGTEYVLGPDADDNDPAINTPDSVLKGYPSLTNFLKSKGYGSKRIIYISSRGNDDTGLIDDIQKPFFSWAKVRSQIKPGDTIIYRGGIYREQISLKNMNGTKDEPVTFMAYPGEAVWFEDCGGSGNSAAISIKGGSHINIQGIIFDNPSNFGNGNGVYLNGTTQYDWTRVHDIKIKNIEVKNTKSGVRAMVNIHNLVVEDSVIHDTSSHNIYLGTSDDSLPNGDILIKNNLLYRGARVYNGRFCIQHNGIVDRLIIENNICHSNQTGGGISLENGASNSIVRNNLIFNNSKMGIQLYGYNAKWGGAFSNNHIFNNTIWVGNYSPTGVEEPKDHAGILLKDSSGRFNILGTIIKNNIISTQFGYPVHIFQENFIATTLMEKNIFYRQKGREVVHVGENAYKLERIEKERPLVRDNLFADPKFKNVSIQYYKEPRLFDFDILNNSPAIDFGLNVKLEKDISGHSRIPEKNDSGCYEFTADNSSPVFKENKACIVYVDENNQMDLAATDKDGDKLSFKCRNLPGNAQMTGSLFQWKPDLSQKGDTRLLFNVSDGSSEDRILVMCHVVERNDERSDKTSKNTDVEPLAERKVKVVSNIKDLRDAVRDLKAGDELLIEPGIYNGGFRAWGLQGTKRNPIVIAGKDPDDLPVFSGRGEAVKLSNVAYLKLKNLRISDFTGNGINMDDGGNLEEPSNNIIIENISIKEIGPKGNYDAIKMSGVDDFIVRDCHIEGWGGSGIDLVGCHQGIIQACQFLGTPGYRTKNAIQIKGGSHNILVQETVFINCGERVINIGGSTGTAYFRPQLVDYEAKNVIIAGNRFIGGSAQVAWVTSQDTHVHHNIFYLPEKYVGRILQETKNKLFKPSQKGHFEANLVVTDERIRTFFNVGPRTAPKSFVFSRNAWYRFNSQDKPKLPTREIEGIYGVYPDLKDFGTAQMKIDSKNSRLKDVGPRAYVPWHVKTDFDDVEIPRIEAVLPVPDKGVDKQLVLICGLFSIFFMIMVIRFVRKRK comes from the coding sequence ATGGGCAAAGCTGAAACAGACACGTCCAAAGGACTTCAAGAAGTTGTTTCATCTCATTTCCAAGGGGGTGAATCAATGAATAGAGGCTTTAGGATGTTTTTTTCAAGAAACCCTTTGTTGCTGCTATTGGAATTGGTGATTCTCTTTTTTGTCTCTGGGTACGCTATTGCCGGAAATAACATTTTTTATATCGATGCTGATGGCGATGGGTATGGTGTTGGAACGGAATACGTTTTAGGGCCTGATGCAGATGATAATGATCCGGCAATCAATACACCGGACTCTGTGCTTAAAGGTTACCCGTCTTTAACAAATTTTTTAAAAAGTAAAGGATATGGTTCCAAGCGCATCATTTATATCTCTTCCAGAGGAAACGATGACACGGGTTTGATTGATGATATTCAAAAGCCTTTTTTTTCATGGGCTAAAGTTCGCAGCCAAATTAAACCGGGTGATACAATTATTTACCGGGGTGGAATCTATCGAGAACAGATCAGCCTGAAGAATATGAATGGAACGAAAGATGAACCTGTTACATTCATGGCTTATCCGGGAGAAGCGGTTTGGTTTGAGGATTGTGGGGGTTCTGGCAATTCTGCAGCCATATCAATAAAAGGCGGATCTCATATTAACATCCAGGGCATTATTTTTGATAATCCATCAAATTTTGGAAACGGAAATGGTGTCTATCTGAATGGAACCACCCAATATGACTGGACCCGGGTGCATGATATCAAGATAAAGAACATAGAGGTTAAAAATACAAAAAGTGGCGTGCGGGCCATGGTTAATATTCATAACCTGGTTGTTGAAGACAGCGTAATTCATGATACAAGTTCCCATAATATATATTTGGGAACAAGTGACGATAGTTTGCCCAATGGTGATATTTTAATTAAAAACAATTTGCTGTATCGTGGAGCCAGGGTTTATAATGGCCGTTTTTGTATCCAGCATAATGGTATTGTTGATCGACTGATAATTGAAAATAATATCTGCCATTCAAATCAAACTGGGGGCGGGATTTCCCTTGAAAATGGTGCTTCAAATTCCATCGTACGCAACAATTTGATTTTTAATAATTCCAAGATGGGAATCCAGTTATACGGCTATAATGCCAAATGGGGGGGGGCTTTTTCTAATAACCATATATTCAATAACACCATCTGGGTGGGAAATTACAGCCCAACAGGCGTTGAAGAGCCAAAGGATCATGCCGGAATTCTTTTAAAGGACAGCTCTGGCAGATTCAATATATTGGGCACGATAATTAAAAACAATATCATTTCTACTCAGTTTGGCTACCCTGTTCACATCTTCCAAGAAAATTTTATCGCGACAACGCTCATGGAGAAAAATATATTTTACCGCCAGAAAGGCAGAGAAGTTGTTCATGTGGGTGAAAATGCATATAAACTGGAAAGAATAGAAAAAGAAAGACCTCTGGTTCGAGATAATTTATTTGCTGACCCCAAATTTAAAAATGTTTCTATTCAATATTACAAAGAACCCCGGCTGTTTGACTTTGATATTTTAAATAATTCTCCGGCAATAGATTTTGGGTTAAATGTAAAATTAGAAAAAGATATTTCAGGTCACTCCCGTATCCCTGAAAAAAATGATTCTGGGTGTTATGAGTTTACGGCCGATAATTCTTCTCCTGTTTTTAAAGAAAATAAGGCATGTATCGTTTATGTAGATGAAAATAATCAAATGGATTTGGCTGCCACGGATAAGGACGGTGATAAGCTTTCTTTTAAATGCCGCAACCTTCCAGGAAATGCTCAAATGACGGGTTCACTTTTTCAGTGGAAACCTGACTTGAGCCAGAAAGGTGATACAAGGCTTTTGTTTAATGTGTCGGATGGTTCGTCTGAGGATCGAATTCTCGTCATGTGTCATGTCGTGGAAAGAAATGATGAAAGGTCTGATAAAACGTCCAAGAATACGGATGTTGAGCCTTTAGCTGAAAGAAAAGTTAAGGTTGTATCTAATATTAAAGACCTTAGAGATGCTGTTCGTGATTTAAAAGCAGGCGATGAACTTCTCATCGAGCCCGGCATATATAACGGCGGGTTTCGGGCCTGGGGGCTCCAGGGAACAAAAAGAAACCCCATTGTTATTGCAGGTAAGGATCCTGATGATCTGCCGGTATTCAGTGGCAGAGGAGAAGCCGTCAAACTTAGCAATGTGGCCTATCTAAAATTGAAAAATTTACGCATCAGCGATTTCACTGGCAATGGAATCAATATGGATGACGGTGGTAATCTTGAGGAACCATCCAACAACATTATAATCGAAAATATTTCCATCAAAGAAATTGGTCCAAAGGGAAATTATGATGCCATAAAAATGTCCGGTGTGGATGACTTTATCGTCAGAGATTGCCATATTGAAGGGTGGGGGGGATCTGGTATTGATCTGGTTGGGTGCCACCAGGGTATTATCCAGGCTTGCCAATTCCTGGGAACCCCAGGATACCGAACCAAGAATGCAATTCAGATCAAGGGGGGCTCACATAACATACTTGTTCAGGAAACTGTTTTTATAAACTGCGGTGAACGGGTGATTAATATTGGTGGCAGCACGGGAACAGCCTATTTTAGACCACAGCTGGTTGATTATGAGGCAAAAAATGTGATAATTGCCGGGAACCGGTTTATTGGTGGAAGCGCACAGGTGGCTTGGGTGACAAGTCAGGACACCCATGTTCATCATAATATTTTTTATCTTCCTGAAAAATATGTCGGCCGGATTCTTCAGGAGACAAAAAATAAGCTTTTCAAGCCCAGCCAGAAAGGTCATTTTGAGGCAAATCTTGTTGTTACTGATGAGCGCATAAGAACCTTTTTTAATGTGGGACCTCGCACAGCACCGAAAAGTTTTGTTTTTTCACGCAATGCCTGGTATCGGTTCAACTCCCAGGACAAACCCAAATTGCCCACCCGGGAAATTGAGGGAATTTATGGGGTTTATCCCGATCTGAAGGATTTTGGAACGGCCCAGATGAAGATCGATTCTAAAAACTCCAGGCTTAAAGATGTTGGGCCCAGGGCCTATGTCCCCTGGCATGTTAAAACAGATTTTGATGATGTGGAGATCCCCAGGATAGAGGCGGTATTGCCGGTTCCAGATAAAGGAGTGGACAAGCAATTGGTCTTGATTTGCGGGCTTTTCTCAATTTTTTTTATGATTATGGTGATTCGTTTTGTCAGAAAACGAAAATAG
- a CDS encoding PEP-CTERM/exosortase system-associated acyltransferase, with translation MIKNTLTYGKFRFGVVDDDDVKKDTFRMRYEVYAEEFGFERKEDHPDGLETDEYEDNSIHFACLNDTDSVVGTIRLVLDSDKGFPIEHAVKTTFIGEKPDRSKIAEISRLTVSKDLRRRKEDGMYGVESYLKEKEGGILPDDGPIPEEMLGRKNPIIVLGLYQAMYQESRRRGLSHWYMITETKLFFALKKYGFLFHQIGEPVQYHGERIPYLGIIETVEKDLIKNDPDMLKIMLSGLEPEYYPSYFPAEPGKS, from the coding sequence ATGATCAAAAATACACTCACCTACGGGAAATTCAGATTCGGGGTCGTTGACGACGATGATGTGAAAAAAGATACATTCAGAATGAGATATGAAGTCTATGCCGAGGAGTTCGGATTTGAACGAAAAGAGGACCACCCTGACGGCCTTGAAACGGATGAATATGAAGACAACTCCATCCATTTTGCCTGTTTAAACGATACCGACTCTGTTGTGGGAACCATCCGCCTGGTGCTTGATTCTGACAAGGGCTTTCCCATTGAGCATGCCGTTAAAACCACCTTTATTGGTGAGAAACCAGACAGAAGCAAAATAGCAGAGATATCCCGGCTGACGGTAAGCAAGGACTTAAGACGCAGGAAAGAAGACGGGATGTATGGCGTGGAGTCCTATCTTAAGGAAAAGGAGGGGGGGATACTTCCAGACGATGGGCCCATCCCAGAAGAGATGCTGGGAAGGAAAAACCCCATTATTGTACTGGGGTTATACCAGGCTATGTACCAGGAAAGCCGAAGGCGAGGGTTGAGCCACTGGTATATGATTACTGAAACAAAGCTCTTTTTTGCCCTTAAAAAATATGGATTCCTTTTTCATCAGATCGGGGAACCTGTGCAATATCATGGGGAAAGAATCCCCTACCTTGGTATCATTGAAACGGTGGAAAAGGATCTGATCAAAAACGACCCTGATATGCTTAAAATAATGCTCTCTGGACTTGAACCGGAATATTACCCTTCCTATTTTCCTGCCGAACCCGGCAAGTCATAG
- a CDS encoding transposase gives MRKSYSGKLKAKMAIDMIREQETVAELSSRYQVHRSMLTKWKKEAIEGLPELLSKTKKNKNDDENLIAGLYMKIGQLEVENDYLKKKVEAISS, from the coding sequence ATGAGAAAGAGTTACAGCGGAAAACTTAAGGCAAAAATGGCAATTGATATGATTCGAGAACAAGAAACCGTGGCTGAATTATCATCCAGATATCAAGTTCATCGCTCAATGCTTACCAAATGGAAAAAAGAGGCAATAGAAGGGTTGCCAGAACTTCTTTCAAAGACAAAAAAGAACAAAAATGATGATGAAAATTTGATTGCAGGCTTATACATGAAGATCGGTCAACTCGAAGTAGAGAATGACTATCTAAAAAAAAAGGTTGAGGCAATTAGTAGCTGA
- a CDS encoding N-acyl amino acid synthase FeeM domain-containing protein has product MVTQYFRKLKRNALRLLPSPIRRQLIRQIIPPVRLNLDNTIFRCADSFDDYIKAFRLVHDVYVQAGYMDPQPSALRITPYHGNPLSRVFLGMYKVKSREVPIYTVSMFPDCEEQGLPMDQAFRRELDCLRSQGRMMVEIGALASDPDHRQNNMNIPMLGNRMVQKYAFDYLNAHDMVITVHPKYRWVYSDLLLFEEIGRVDQYGYVRNNPAVAMRLDLTTVEERYRKVYGHMPREKNLHRFFFEKESSSIVLPKTTSIFNKDLVRSLLNDSLVYESMTCRVRQENRKGNIPVQVQRALF; this is encoded by the coding sequence ATGGTTACACAATATTTTCGGAAGCTTAAAAGGAATGCTTTACGACTTCTTCCCTCACCCATAAGGCGTCAATTGATACGGCAGATTATACCGCCGGTTCGATTAAATCTTGACAATACTATTTTCAGGTGTGCAGACAGCTTTGATGATTATATAAAGGCTTTTCGACTGGTGCATGATGTGTATGTCCAGGCAGGATACATGGACCCTCAACCCTCGGCCCTTCGCATCACCCCCTATCATGGGAATCCCCTTTCCCGGGTTTTTCTGGGGATGTACAAGGTCAAGAGCCGGGAAGTTCCCATTTATACCGTCAGCATGTTTCCCGATTGTGAGGAACAGGGACTTCCCATGGATCAGGCATTTAGGCGGGAGCTGGACTGTCTGAGGTCCCAGGGGCGGATGATGGTGGAGATCGGTGCCCTGGCATCGGACCCGGATCATCGACAAAACAATATGAATATCCCCATGCTGGGCAATCGTATGGTTCAGAAATACGCCTTTGATTACTTAAATGCCCATGACATGGTCATAACTGTTCATCCCAAGTATCGATGGGTTTATTCGGATCTTCTCCTGTTTGAGGAAATTGGGCGTGTGGATCAGTATGGGTATGTTAGAAACAATCCCGCTGTTGCCATGCGGCTGGATTTGACAACAGTTGAGGAGCGATACCGAAAGGTGTACGGGCATATGCCCAGAGAAAAAAACCTTCACCGTTTCTTTTTCGAAAAAGAATCTTCGTCCATTGTTTTACCCAAAACAACCAGCATTTTTAATAAGGATTTGGTGAGAAGCCTGTTGAATGATTCCTTGGTTTACGAATCTATGACTTGCCGGGTTCGGCAGGAAAATAGGAAGGGTAATATTCCGGTTCAAGTCCAGAGAGCATTATTTTAA
- the cysS gene encoding cysteine--tRNA ligase — protein sequence MVIEATSGNTGIGLALVCSIKGYKLVLTMSESASIERQKILEARGAEIVLTPSRLGSDGAIEEAYRMARENPDLYFNVDQYNNDANWKAHYHGTANEILEQTGGKVSVFVAALGTGGTLMGTSRRMKEVNPLIEIVGVEPFQGHKIQGLKNMKESYPPGIYDKKRIDTIINIGDEEAFETARQLARKEGLLVGMSSGAAMAGAIAVAKRIDRGTIVVVFPDSGERYLSTALFLPKIRRGTLKVLNTLTQKKELFKPNKSESIGIYSCGPTVHGRIHLGEARRFVFSDLLCRYLEFSGYKVNHVMNITDLDDKIIEASEKAHMDMDLFTEENIIQFKKDLDLLGIRDATKYPLASLHVEEMISLADKIIENGFGYEKLRSVYFDVSKLPSYGRLSGVDLDKMNLGTTVDLDDYEKEDPRDFTLLKRVKLNELKKGIYYSTKWGNVRPSWHIQCPAMAMKYLSENFDIHTSARHLIFPHHENEIAIAEAVTGKLLANYWMHCGPVMFEDKEVDEKKRFLTVEFVLKMGFSERELRYWLLSSNYQRSLPFSRERLLAKRKSLKRVDDFIQALLNVENADNDSVVEDLAQDTIDEFTKAMDDDLNISVALASIFKTVRKGNNLIQKMEMTAQAAENIINAFKKIDAVLNVFSFDPPFLEQDTQVLMDRRNALRKGKDWEAADQIRVELENRGIEINDLGD from the coding sequence ATTGTCATTGAGGCCACCAGTGGGAATACAGGGATTGGGCTTGCCCTGGTCTGTTCGATTAAGGGGTATAAGCTGGTTCTAACCATGTCTGAATCAGCCAGTATTGAAAGGCAGAAGATTCTGGAGGCAAGGGGGGCTGAGATCGTTTTGACCCCCAGCCGTTTGGGAAGTGATGGTGCCATTGAAGAGGCCTATCGCATGGCCCGGGAAAATCCTGACCTCTATTTTAATGTGGATCAATACAACAATGATGCAAATTGGAAGGCCCATTACCATGGGACCGCCAATGAAATTTTGGAGCAAACGGGTGGGAAAGTTTCTGTTTTTGTGGCGGCCTTAGGAACCGGGGGTACCTTGATGGGGACTTCCAGGCGGATGAAAGAGGTCAATCCTTTAATTGAAATCGTTGGGGTTGAACCGTTTCAGGGGCATAAAATTCAAGGCTTGAAGAATATGAAGGAATCCTATCCGCCTGGGATTTATGATAAAAAACGTATTGATACCATCATTAATATCGGTGACGAAGAGGCTTTTGAGACAGCACGTCAATTGGCCAGAAAAGAAGGTCTTCTTGTGGGCATGAGCAGTGGCGCAGCAATGGCTGGGGCCATTGCCGTCGCAAAGAGGATTGACAGGGGAACCATTGTTGTTGTCTTTCCAGATAGTGGTGAGAGATACCTTAGTACTGCTCTTTTTTTGCCAAAAATCCGAAGAGGCACCCTCAAGGTCCTTAATACGTTGACCCAGAAAAAAGAGTTGTTTAAACCCAATAAAAGCGAAAGCATCGGTATTTATTCTTGTGGACCCACCGTTCATGGCAGGATTCATCTGGGAGAAGCGCGACGGTTTGTTTTTTCTGATTTACTTTGTCGATATCTTGAATTTAGTGGCTATAAAGTCAACCATGTGATGAATATCACTGATCTTGATGATAAGATCATTGAAGCATCGGAAAAAGCCCATATGGATATGGATTTATTTACAGAAGAAAATATTATTCAATTTAAAAAAGATCTGGATTTACTTGGCATCCGAGATGCCACAAAATATCCATTGGCAAGCCTCCATGTTGAAGAGATGATAAGTCTTGCAGATAAAATTATTGAAAACGGGTTTGGGTATGAAAAATTAAGATCCGTTTACTTTGATGTTTCAAAGCTTCCATCCTATGGAAGATTATCAGGTGTAGATCTTGATAAAATGAATTTGGGAACAACGGTTGATCTGGATGATTATGAGAAGGAGGATCCCCGGGATTTTACATTGCTCAAGCGTGTGAAACTCAACGAGCTTAAAAAAGGTATTTATTATTCAACAAAGTGGGGAAATGTCAGGCCATCATGGCATATCCAATGCCCGGCCATGGCCATGAAGTACTTGTCTGAAAATTTTGACATACACACAAGTGCCCGGCATCTTATTTTTCCCCACCATGAAAATGAGATTGCCATTGCTGAAGCTGTCACTGGTAAATTGTTGGCAAATTATTGGATGCATTGTGGGCCGGTGATGTTTGAAGATAAGGAAGTTGATGAAAAAAAACGATTTTTAACAGTTGAGTTTGTTCTTAAAATGGGTTTTTCAGAAAGAGAGCTTCGTTATTGGCTGTTGTCAAGCAATTATCAGAGGTCTCTTCCTTTTTCAAGGGAACGATTGCTGGCCAAAAGAAAATCCTTAAAGCGGGTGGATGATTTTATCCAGGCACTCTTGAATGTGGAGAATGCTGATAACGATTCTGTTGTGGAAGATCTTGCCCAGGATACTATTGACGAATTTACAAAAGCAATGGATGATGATTTGAATATTTCAGTTGCTTTGGCTTCGATTTTTAAGACGGTTCGAAAGGGAAATAATCTGATCCAGAAAATGGAGATGACAGCTCAGGCTGCTGAAAATATCATCAATGCTTTTAAAAAAATAGATGCTGTTTTGAATGTTTTTTCCTTTGATCCGCCTTTTCTCGAGCAAGACACACAGGTTTTGATGGATAGAAGGAACGCCCTGCGTAAAGGAAAAGACTGGGAGGCAGCAGATCAAATTCGTGTTGAATTAGAAAACCGGGGGATTGAAATAAATGACTTGGGGGATTGA